A stretch of DNA from Thermanaerosceptrum fracticalcis:
CATGGTGCTGTTGAATCAGATCAATGATCACCGGCGGTATGCCATGCTGCTTAGCCAGTTCCACACCGTCTTTGACATGGGAAGTGATAATCAAAGTACTCAAGGACGGTGTCAGCTTTTCATGGGGATTCTCCCCGCCCAACTGGTTTTCAATAAAGAAATAGGGTCTTTTCAGTTTACCGATATCGTGATAATAAGCGCCCACCCGTACCAGCAGGGAATCAGCTCCCACCGCATCGGCCGCCGCCTCACCCAGGTTACCCACCAGAATGCTGTGATGATATGTCCCGGGCGCTTCGAAAAGCAGTCTCTTTAAAAGAGGATGGTTGGGATTGGAGAGTTCCAACAAACGGACACTGGTGGTGACCTTAAATCCCGATTCCAAAAAGGGTAAGCTGCCATAAGCAAAAATAGCGGAAAAAAGCCCGTTCAAGAGCCCCAGAAAACTGCCAATAAGCATCAGTTGCCAAGAACTGTTGTTCATTAAACCGAGGGAGATAATGGTGATAATCTGGGCGAGAGCCACAAAAAGTCCGGCTTTAACCCAGTCCAGTCTCTGACTGAACTTAGAAACGCTATATATCCCCACCAGGCCGCCGGTAAAGGCATTAATGGCATAGCTAAGCTGGTTGCCAGTGAGAATTCCCACAAAAAAGCTGAGCACGGTGGTCAAAAAGATGGCCAGCTTCGTATCTAGTAAAATGGCCACTAACATAGAACCGGCGGAAATTGGTATCAGATAACCCACAAGCTCGGCTACTTGCGGCTGGGGACTAATCTTAATAGTGGCAATCAGTTTGGCCAACAGCAAGGTGATAAAAAAGAGAAGGCTTAAAAGAAGTAAATTGTTTTCCTTGCGGTACAAATCCCTGCGGTAGTGACGCAAAAACAGGATGGTAAGCACCAGCATCAATAAAACAAAGAGCCCGATTCCGCCGACGGTGACATAGGGCGAAGCTGTCCTTTGATAACCCATAAGTTTCAAAATTTCTATATGTTCGGCGGTTACGACTTCTCCCTCACCAACAATTTTCTGATCTTTACGGATGGTCACAAAAACAGGGCCTTCATTCCTTTGGGCTTCTTCTCTCGCTTTGCGGGTGGCATCTTCATCCAGAAGATGGTTGGGTCTGAATTCAACTTTATGCAAAACGCCCTTAATCAGTTCTTTATAGGAGGCTTTGATATTCAACAGCTCAACCTGGGAAAATATTTTCGTTAATCTTTCATCTACTTCGTTTGTTTTTACCCCGTTCTGCCACTGGGCCCTGACCAGACTAATGGTTTCCGCCCGCAAGGCCTTAATGGTCTCAGTTTCAATGGTCAGGAGGTTATTGGCCGTGTCCTCGCTAATTTTGAATTCATTTTTAATAGTCCGTACTTTTTCCTTATTATCCAGAGCATCATTTTTGGTAATGTTTAAAAAGTCCTGAAAAGTACGGGCAATATCTTCCTCCAGCTCGGACAGCACCTTCTTGTCCATTACATAAACATCAGGGATCTTTTCCGCGGCCAAACGTTTGCGTTCCGCAGTTTTCTTGGCATCTTCAAAGGTAATGGTCTGGCGGGCCTTGATGGTATAGGGGGCCACCTCTCCTTCCTTTAAAGAGTAATTCTCCGGCAGGAAGTGGGTGGCAAAGATACCCATTATCCCTAAAAAGAAAATAAGAAACCAGGTAAACCGGCGTACCTTCCTGTTCACCCAGATATTTCCTATAAACTTTGGAGGCTGAATTCTCCTTTTGTTACCAGTTATAGTGATCTCCTCCTATAAACCCTTGGCATTACCTTCTTCTTCCTGTCTCTGGTACTCCTCGTAAGCCAGGATAATGCGCTGTACTACAGGGTGCCTGATCACATCGGCCTGGCTTAAATACTGAAAACTTATGCCTTTAATACCTTTCAGGATTTTCTGTACCACGACCAGGCCGGAGTTAGCATTCTTTGGTAAGTCTACCTGGGTAACATCGCCTGTCACTACCGCTTTGGAACCAAAGCCAATCCGGGTGAGAAACATTTTCATCTGCTCCGGGGTAGTATTCTGTGCTTCATCCAGAATGATAAAGGAATCATCCAGTGTTCTTCCCCGCATATATGCCAGGGGTGCTATTTCGATAACGGACTTATCCATATAGCGCTGGGCCGTTTCAATACCCAGTACATCATAAAGACCGTCATAAAGGGGACGAAGATAAGGGTCTACCTTCTCCTGTAAGTCACCGGGCAGAAAGCCTAACTTCTCGCCTGCTTCCACAGCGGGACGGGTGAGAATGATACGGTTTACTTCTTTATTTTTCAAAGCCGTAACTGCCATGACCACAGCGAGATACGTTTTGCCCGTCCCGGCAGGACCAATGCCAAAAACGATGTCATGGTTTTTGATGGCCTGGACGTAATTATACTGACCAATGGTTTTGGGTTTAATTTGTCTGCCCCTGGCCGTAACCTGCAGCACCTGGTTCAGCATATCTGTCAAATTAGCGCCTTTACCTTCGGTTACCACTCTTAAACAGTAGTTAATATCGGGAATCGTAATCACGTTTCCGGTACGAATCAATTCAATAAGCTGGTTAAAGACCTCATAAGCTATATCCACTTCTTCGGAACTGCCCGTGATCAGTATTTCACCGCCCCGGGCCACAATTTTTGCTCCCAAATGGTTTTCCAGGAACTTCAGGTTCTCATCCTGGAGTCCATATAAGACTGCTGCTTCCTGATTACTGAGACTCAAGTGCCTTTCTTTGATAGCAGTCAATGAGTTAGTAACCTCCTTGCTTCGTAAAATGAAATACATTCCTAATTATATATTATACCCTATAGGAAGTCAGGAAGAAACTTTATAAACGCCTATGTCCTCGATAGTTTCCAGGAAATAAAGGGCTTTAATCAAACCCTTTTTCTCTGCAGGCACGGGCTCATGTCCTTCTTTAATAATACGGTGGTCTTGAGGGAGTGCTTTCAGTAATTCCGCACGGGCCCTCTTCACGGCTTCCTGGTACGCTCCTTCCACACCCCAGTTCTTCTCATAATGCTCTTGTTGGAAATAAGTATCAGTTATTAATTCGACAGGAGGTAGTATATTCCTGCCCTGGAATAGGGTTTTCACCAGTCTAATCTTGCGATACCGCTCATAAGGTACAGTTTTGGGGCCGCTGACAATAACCTCCCTCCCCATAAATCTTAGGATGACAATAGTTGTCTCGGCGCCTGTATCCAAATCCCCTTCTTCCTTTACAGCACACTGTCCAATCAGTTTCCGTGTTACCTTAGAGCGTACCACACCACGGGCCCGTACCCTTTCGGGATTACCGCTGGGTGTAATACTGCCGTCCTGGTTCACCTGTATTTGCGGGTAGACTAACCCCTGGATCAGTACCTGACCCTTGGTTACCATATCCCCCTCTTTGATCAGAGGTGTACCTTTCAACACTAAAAGTTCTTCCACCTGTCCATCCATACCGGCCACCAAATCCGCCGGTTTACTGTCATCTGTATAAGGGACTACCGTTTTTTCCACCACTTCGATAATCACCTTGGTTCCCTGGATAGTGATTCCCACCCAGGCCAATTCAGGGATTTCAATAAGTAGTTTTTCTTTAACTGTCTCTTTATTAAAGCTTTTGATGGGTACTCCTTTTTTCAGTCCCCGCTCCTCCACTTTAGTTAAGATAAGATCGCCAGGCACCCTTTCATTACCCCGGATTTCGATGAACCAAACGAAAGAGCTAAGCAGGTAAAGGGTTAAACAAAAAAATAGTACCCCGGAGACAAGGATTTTTCGTTTTTGCGCCCGGAAAAGCCAAAAAGGGAATCCTTTTTTTTCCCTGATTTTAACCTTACAGGAAGACCTCCTGACAATATGGCGCAAGGCCTTGTATCCCCCCAAACGAACTTTCAGGCGAAAATAGCCCTTATCCACCTGGCGTATATCCCACAGGTATATTCCCCTGCTCATGGCCATATTAATAACTCTTTCGGGATTTTCCCCCCAGAGGTTCACTTCCACATAACCGGTCAGCATCCCGTACCATTTCATCTTTCTCCCTCCTACCGGTTAAACTGAACCGACTTGATATGACCGTCCAGATACATCTCTTCCCGTGTGATATTGCGAATGACCAGTTTTTCACCGCCAATTTCCAGTTCCCCAATAGCTATAGCGATACGGATTTTCTCAGAAGTATATTCAATAATTCCCCGGTGGTTTTCTATATAGAGCTGAATATCCCCAATGAGAGTGATTTTGGGTAAATCCAGGATAATTTCTTTGGGAATATCCAGGTAATGTGCAATTTTTTGCTGAACGTTTTTGCTGTGCTGGTTTAGATTCATTGCTGCTCCCCTCCCATCTTCCTTTTCATTTTATGCCTGGCAGCGGGCAATAAGAACAAAACCCCTATGGAGTAACCCGGGAAGAAAAAAACCTCCCTGCACCAATAGCACAGAGAGGTTTTTGTATATGGTAAATTTACTATGAACCATTCGGGTCCGATGCTGCCCAGTAAAATACCAACAGCGATGGCAAATAAGAGCTTTGGTAATAGTCCTAGTCTTTTCATTTGCACCTTCTCCTTCTACGTCAAATTTTTCGCCGTATACAGCATACAACAGCATTGGAGAAGTGCCCATGGGCCAAAATATGGTTAGAATAAGTTTATACTGCTTCATGATTGAAGAGCATTGTCAATAATCCTTTGCATCTCTTTATGACAGCATTGACCAGACGGATTGTTTGTGAGACATTTGCCATGCTTCATTGCCCCTGTTATTTCCGTCACAGCTTTCAAATCTTTAGCTCCTTTATTTATTACAGCGTTTATGACTTCCTCAACCGTAACTTTATTGCAATAACAGGCATATTTAGGGCTAGCCCCTTCTTTAAACCAGACAGGCATCTTTACTTCCTGTTGGGTATATACATTGCCATTGGTATCAAAGTACACAATGTCACATTTGGGATTTGCACATAAATAATAGTCATTTTCTTTTATTTGGGGTACTAAATCTTCTGCCACTAAATTTTTCACAGTAATACTTTTTACCAGCTGCCCCATAGTCTGACAAACAGGGCATCGGGCAAAGTTATTTTCCTTTTCGCAACAGCAATCACACATGTGAGAATCACTTCCTTAACCAGGTATTATATCAGCGATTTATCGTATTACAGATGAAAGGACATTTCAAATTGTGCGGCAATCTTTTTACCTAAACACCTTCAAACGCTAACTTCTTCTCTTTCATTAGGTATTATATGCCCAATCTCCAGAAATATATTTGGCAATATACCTGCAATAATCCCAGGGATTACTGCAAATAAAAGCGGGAAACCCAAACAATGACCACTATGATCCAGAAGAGGATATTCTATTGGGTTACCACTCTTTTCCTAAATTATACCATAAGTAGAGAATTTCTGATGTAGTAATCTCCTTACCCTCTCTACCTGGCTACTAACCCAGATAAGCCGGAGATAAAGATACCAATCCCTCGACATAAAGGAGATGTCCCAATCGGTACATTACATAACATCCTAAAAGCGGCGGGCTGAAATAAGCCCCTCGTTTAAATACTTATAGATTACTAAAATGGGTTTGTTAATCTATTTGACGTTGATACAGATCTTTATCGAAAAGAAAATGATAATCGTGCAATTAAAAAAACACTTAGTATACCAAATTGGCTAAACACAAAAGCGGAAAAAGCTAATATAAATTTTTCTCAAACCTTGAAAATGCTTTGATTAAAGAATTAAATATAGATAAACAAGTTATAAGAAAGCGGCCTTAATAGGGCTGCTTTTTTCATTACCATCTTGTCTGTTTCATTGCACCACCATGGCTCTTTTCGATGCTCCAAGGCAAACCAAAAGACTTTCAGTCCCCATGTATCGGGTCTATTCAATGGAACTAGGCCGGATTGCCGCATACCCACCGCCGCTTCCCACATCTTTCAGTCCCCATGTATCGGGTCTATTCAATGGAACGAGAAAGGGCATATTAGAAAAATAAAGCCTGAAATTCTTTCAGTCCCCATGTATCGGGTCTATTCAATGGAACATAGATGAAAGGGGTGGATAAGGCTTTATGACTTTTCTTTCAGTCCCCATGTATCGGGTCTATTCAATGGAACAGTGATGCAACAATATCAACATGGCTTGAATCATCATCTTTCAGTCCCCATGTATCGGGTCTATTCAATGGAACTAGGCCGGATTGCCGCATACCCACCGCCGCTTCCCACATCTTTCAGTCCCCATGTATCGGGTCTATTCAATGGAACGAGAAAGGGCATATTAGAAAAATAAAGCCTGAAATTCTTTCAGTCCCCATGTATCGGGTCTATTCAATGGAACTGAGGTGATAATCATGCCTAAACATGTTATGTTTGACTTTCAGTCCCCATGTATCGGGTCTATTCAATGGAACGTCGGGTGGGGACCAGACAATGAACCCCTGGTCGTACCTTTCAGTCCCCATGTATCGGGTCTATTCAATGGAACTGCTCTATCTCGGCCAGCAATCATTCTTAACTTACTAACTTTCAGTCCCCATGTATCGGGTCTATTCAATGGAACGCAAGATTCCTTATAAGAATCCTTTTAAAATTTTCGTCTTTCAGTCCCCATGTATCGGGTCTATTCAATGGAACTGATGATCACAACGTCGAAGATGTCAGCGACAAATGCGCTTTCAGTCACCATGTATCGGGTCTATTCAATGGAACTGCTGCCCAGGTGCCGACTACGCTTGATGTCACTATACCTTTCAGTCCCCATGTATCGGGTCTATTCAATGGAACAGATGTTGGCTTGTTCGTTTGTTGCCATCTGTATAGATCTTTCAGTCCCCATGTATCGGGTCTATTCAATGGAACAGTTTGCGGTGCATGCATTATTATGGCCGCAGAGGGCTTTCAGTCCCCATGTATCGGGTCTATTCAATGGAACCTGACTAAGGGGGGTGAATACCCTTGCCTATTAATTCTTTCAGTCCCCATGTATCGGGTCTATTCAATGGAACCCTTGATGGGATTGGCAAACCAGCGACTGAACGTCATCTTTCAGTCCCCATGTATCGGGTCTATTCAATGGAACATATCCCCGGGGCCGTACAGCTTTATGGTGAAATCTACCTTTCAGTCCCCATGTATCGGGTCTATTCAATGGAACTAGTTTTATCTTGAATGCCTCCCACAGGGGGAGCGGGCTTTCAGTCCCCATGTATCGGGTCTATTCAATGGAACTACAGAAAAGCCAGTGTATCAACAGGGGAAACTGGTCTTTCAGTCCCCATGTATCGGGTCTATTCAATGGAACAATCCGGACGGTGGATACAAGATGTTATAGATAAGTACCTTTCAGTCCCCATGTATCGGGTCTATTCAATGGAACGCGTATCAACATCTAATGTTATAACAGGACAATATTTCTTTCAGTCCCCATGTATCGGGTCTATTCAATGGAACTTTTGCATTGAAAAAGTCAATAACAAAGCAATTTTGGACTTTCAGTCCCCATGTATCGGGTCTATTCAATGGAACAAAAGGAGGTATGGGAATGGCGAACATAAAACAGTTTGCTTTCAGTCCCCATGTATCGGGTCTATTCAATGGAACGTAGAGCCAAATATACAACAGAGGGTTGAGAAAGAGTCTTTCAGTCCCCATGTATCGGGTCTATTCAATGGAACAAAAGTTACTGCCGTATTTGCAGGAGTTGTTCTAACAACTTTCAGTCCCCATGTATCGGGTCTATTCAATGGAACACGTCTGCTGTCAAGGAAATTCCTTATGTCCGAGAAAACTTTCAGTCCCCATGTATCGGGTCTATTCAATGGAACTTACTCCT
This window harbors:
- a CDS encoding HD family phosphohydrolase yields the protein MNRKVRRFTWFLIFFLGIMGIFATHFLPENYSLKEGEVAPYTIKARQTITFEDAKKTAERKRLAAEKIPDVYVMDKKVLSELEEDIARTFQDFLNITKNDALDNKEKVRTIKNEFKISEDTANNLLTIETETIKALRAETISLVRAQWQNGVKTNEVDERLTKIFSQVELLNIKASYKELIKGVLHKVEFRPNHLLDEDATRKAREEAQRNEGPVFVTIRKDQKIVGEGEVVTAEHIEILKLMGYQRTASPYVTVGGIGLFVLLMLVLTILFLRHYRRDLYRKENNLLLLSLLFFITLLLAKLIATIKISPQPQVAELVGYLIPISAGSMLVAILLDTKLAIFLTTVLSFFVGILTGNQLSYAINAFTGGLVGIYSVSKFSQRLDWVKAGLFVALAQIITIISLGLMNNSSWQLMLIGSFLGLLNGLFSAIFAYGSLPFLESGFKVTTSVRLLELSNPNHPLLKRLLFEAPGTYHHSILVGNLGEAAADAVGADSLLVRVGAYYHDIGKLKRPYFFIENQLGGENPHEKLTPSLSTLIITSHVKDGVELAKQHGIPPVIIDLIQQHHGTSLATYFYHKALELGNADNVKESDYRYDAPKPQSKEAAIIMLADNVEAAVRSMTSTSSGKIEGLVRKIIKERLQDGQLDESALTFKDLDLIATAFTRILSGIFHSRIEYPENVLQAMEGSNLLDGDLNRQSTDENSGNTGDGENNS
- a CDS encoding PhoH family protein, with translation MYFILRSKEVTNSLTAIKERHLSLSNQEAAVLYGLQDENLKFLENHLGAKIVARGGEILITGSSEEVDIAYEVFNQLIELIRTGNVITIPDINYCLRVVTEGKGANLTDMLNQVLQVTARGRQIKPKTIGQYNYVQAIKNHDIVFGIGPAGTGKTYLAVVMAVTALKNKEVNRIILTRPAVEAGEKLGFLPGDLQEKVDPYLRPLYDGLYDVLGIETAQRYMDKSVIEIAPLAYMRGRTLDDSFIILDEAQNTTPEQMKMFLTRIGFGSKAVVTGDVTQVDLPKNANSGLVVVQKILKGIKGISFQYLSQADVIRHPVVQRIILAYEEYQRQEEEGNAKGL
- the yqfD gene encoding sporulation protein YqfD, producing the protein MKWYGMLTGYVEVNLWGENPERVINMAMSRGIYLWDIRQVDKGYFRLKVRLGGYKALRHIVRRSSCKVKIREKKGFPFWLFRAQKRKILVSGVLFFCLTLYLLSSFVWFIEIRGNERVPGDLILTKVEERGLKKGVPIKSFNKETVKEKLLIEIPELAWVGITIQGTKVIIEVVEKTVVPYTDDSKPADLVAGMDGQVEELLVLKGTPLIKEGDMVTKGQVLIQGLVYPQIQVNQDGSITPSGNPERVRARGVVRSKVTRKLIGQCAVKEEGDLDTGAETTIVILRFMGREVIVSGPKTVPYERYRKIRLVKTLFQGRNILPPVELITDTYFQQEHYEKNWGVEGAYQEAVKRARAELLKALPQDHRIIKEGHEPVPAEKKGLIKALYFLETIEDIGVYKVSS
- the yqfC gene encoding sporulation protein YqfC; the protein is MNLNQHSKNVQQKIAHYLDIPKEIILDLPKITLIGDIQLYIENHRGIIEYTSEKIRIAIAIGELEIGGEKLVIRNITREEMYLDGHIKSVQFNR
- a CDS encoding copper chaperone Copz family protein, giving the protein MCDCCCEKENNFARCPVCQTMGQLVKSITVKNLVAEDLVPQIKENDYYLCANPKCDIVYFDTNGNVYTQQEVKMPVWFKEGASPKYACYCNKVTVEEVINAVINKGAKDLKAVTEITGAMKHGKCLTNNPSGQCCHKEMQRIIDNALQS